Genomic DNA from Bacteroidetes Order II. bacterium:
ATAAGTGCAAGAATTGAAATAAGTATCATTGTCTGAAATGCAGGAACTGTTTCAGTCTCAATAAATCGTCTGATTACTTCGATGAAACCAAAAACGGCAAGTGTCAACTGAAAAGAACCTGCGAACTTTGCAATGTTCTTTTTTCGTGTCATTGTCCCACCAACTGCAAAAAGTGCAAGTCCGTAAACAATGCTGTCAGCAAGCATATCCAAACTGTCTGCCACAAGGCCCATTGAGTTTGAAATAAAACCTGTTGACAGTTCAAGTGCAAAAAAGAAAAAGTTAATGGCTAAAACTTGCCAAAGCAATTTTCTTTCCCGGTCGGTGTTTTCTGTTGTTGTTGTGTAATTGCCAGCCGAAACGCTGTCAATAAGTGAAGTGTCAAACTTTAAGTTGTCAAGTCGCTGAAAAATTTGGTCGTGATTGTCGGTGTGAAAAACGATTAGTTGTCTGTTAGCAATGTCAAAATCCAACGAGTTGATGTTTGTCAAGTCGGCAAGTTTCATCCGTATCATCTGTTCTTCGGATGGGCAGTCCATTTTTGATATTTTAAATGTCGTTTTCTGCATTGTTTATTAGGCGATTGATCGTGCGTTATGAGAGGCTCGATAGCCTATTTCTTGCCTTCAAAATGATTGCCTTTATACTCATAAATTTAAAGGACTTAATTCATTTTTAATGACTTGCAACCAGTTTAAAGGCAAAAACTGAAAATAGCAGTCTATTGGCGGCATGATCGCAAGTACTATGTTATAGGCCGTCAATTTCATGTTGGTTTGTAAAAAATTCATAAATCATAAATTGAGTTCGACTTGATTCAAGTATTGATATTAGTATTGGTTTTACTTGTGATTCCCAATTTAATTTCCCCAATCCAGAGCCGATTTTTGGCAAAGCAACTGATTTAATATTGTTTATTTCGCATATTTTCATTAAATTTTTTATCCCTTTGTTTAGATAATTTAGTTCAGCGTGATACATGTCAGGTTGAGTTGCAATATAAATTATTCCTATTTTATCATCAGAGTTTTGTGCGATAAATACATCACCACTTTTAAAGCCATTTGCTCTTGCATGCTTTTTAAATGCTTTTTGTAGTTCAGGCCATTTCTTAGATATTTTTAAAGCTAAGCCAGTACCCAAACCTTCTTGAAGTCCAGTTGCAACCCCTTGAGCAATAAATTGCTCTTTACTTTGAAGTATGTCACCAGAAATAAAAGTTATCATATGTTTGATGGCCTATAACGTTTTGCGTGTTGCCGCAGTTGGCGATTTCGGAGCACTTCATTGTCAACCTGCACAAAAGTTTGATAGGAGCACTCAGCTTCAATTTTGCACATCACCCGCCTGACGCAAAACCCGTGTTATGTGGCGTTTTTATTTCCACTCGTCTCTTAATTTTCTCCATTCTTTCCAAAATGTCAAGTAACCTTTTCTATCAAAGTCGTCAGTCGGAATTGTCTTTGGCAAACTTGTCTTGTAGAAATTCTCAACTTGGTCTGCAAAGTCCAAAACTGTTTTTTTATAAGTTTCTTTGTCAATAGTTGCTTCTTGTCCGCTGTCTGCTATGTGTTTGATTTTACCATCGTCTGTGTGAATAATTGTCCAGTCAATTCCGCTTGGACAACCCATTATAGCAACGTTGTCATTTTCTTCGTCAGCCATAAAAAAGTGTCCGCAACAAGGAAGCAATTGACTTGCAAAGTCGTCTTTTATGTAATTGTCCTTTATTGTCCGCATTAAATATAGTGCAGTTGAACTTACTGTTACGTCTAAATGGTCTTTGTCCGCAACGATTTCGTTACCAATCCTGACAAAAACGTATCCGTGTGCACAAAGGTCAGCCGGATCGTCAATGTCCTTTATCCAATGAAGGTCTAATAGTTTTATGTCAAAATTGTTCTCAGTCATTTTTGTTTGTCGTGTCGTCTTTTAGGGTGAGTGCTAACGGTTCTCGGCTTGGCGTAGTGGCGGTTTTAGTGCACTTCCATATCAACTGGCAACCAAAGTCAAATGTATGCAACCAAGCTCAAATTAGCAACCTACCCGGCAATTTTGGCAAACCGCTGTTAGCACTTCGCCCTTCTTTTCTGTCGTGTTTGTTTGTGTCATTTCGTGTCTGTTTTTGGTGCGTTGGCTTGGTGGCTCTTTTGCAAAACTTGGCTTTAGCGTGGGCTTGTGCGGTTTTGCAAATGTGCCACCAAAAGCGTGGGCTATCCTGTCATTCCGTTTATAAATGTTTCTACAAAGTCCATTATTCGTTTTAAAATTCTGTCGCCTAGTTTTTTACGTTCAAGTAAACTTGGTTTTGCTCCGTCAATGAGTTCCAACACTTCGTCTCTCAATGGTGGTCGTTCTGCGAATAGATAATCCTCAATGAGTTTTTCTGTTTTGTCTGCGGATAGTTTTTCTTCTTCTACGAGTTTGTTAAATGCCTTTTGTTGTTCTGCGTTCCAAAACTTGTCAAACGCTGGTGCAACTTCGTCTGTGTCCACAATTACAGGCAAGTTTTCTTTGATAAATTTCTCTATCAATTCTCGTTTGCTACGCAATGTCGTTTCAGTGCTTAACAAGTTGAAAATTTCCTGCTCGGCGTTGGTCGTGTCTTGTTGTGCTTGTGCTTTGAGTTTGATTAAAAGCTGAATGATATAAGCAACATTAATTTCGTCTCGGTGAATTAACTCCAATTCAAAATCCACATCTTCCAAAATGGAAACTTTCTCTTTTTGGTGGTTGCTTTTTACTTTGTCGTAAAGGTCAAGATACTTGCTTTTAAAATCTTCAAATTGTTGTTCGGTCATTTTTAAGTCCGCCCATTTGAAGTCTGAAAATGCCGTGAGAATATTTTTTATTCTCATTAAATCTCTGAAAGCCTTTATAAATTCAAGTTCGTCATCTTCGGTTTCTAAATCATCAACGCTGTCGGTAGTTGGCGTTAAAGAAATTAAATGCTCAAACGCTTCATCAAACTTAGCCGCATAATCTTCATACGGTTTCATAATGATGACTTCAATAGCTTCTTTGTTGCTAAATAGAGTAATGGCTTCGTCTGTTCGGTTTTTCAGGTTACGGAACGCAACAATATTGCCCTGACTTTTTTGCTCGTTTAAAATTCTGTTTGTTCGGCTGTATGCTTGTATCAATCCGTGATACCTCAAGTTCTTGTCCACATACATTGTGTTCAATGTCGGACTGTCAAATCCTGTGAGG
This window encodes:
- a CDS encoding cation transporter, with product MQKTTFKISKMDCPSEEQMIRMKLADLTNINSLDFDIANRQLIVFHTDNHDQIFQRLDNLKFDTSLIDSVSAGNYTTTTENTDRERKLLWQVLAINFFFFALELSTGFISNSMGLVADSLDMLADSIVYGLALFAVGGTMTRKKNIAKFAGSFQLTLAVFGFIEVIRRFIETETVPAFQTMILISILALIGNGLCLYLLQKSKSKEAHMQASMIFTSNDVIVNLGVIVAGGLVYLTNSKYPDLIVGTIVFFIVGQGAFKILKLSK
- a CDS encoding macro domain-containing protein, with translation MITFISGDILQSKEQFIAQGVATGLQEGLGTGLALKISKKWPELQKAFKKHARANGFKSGDVFIAQNSDDKIGIIYIATQPDMYHAELNYLNKGIKNLMKICEINNIKSVALPKIGSGLGKLNWESQVKPILISILESSRTQFMIYEFFTNQHEIDGL